A region of Nostoc sp. 'Peltigera membranacea cyanobiont' N6 DNA encodes the following proteins:
- a CDS encoding DEAD/DEAH box helicase, with protein sequence MSDRFIAIELTGEPGEKAEQIVWDTMCKAFKQKAEQEECLAYWQYPLFPLKCNNFLKRPDILIADKELGLIVIEVKGIRIEDLRGIQGDYWLMKPGFYSPSIQPYKQAEKQLRAVTGHFNLIDDLWNQVLGRSMVALPYITRKQWQEKSFTQIAARVPIIFGDELVPKDLLKIIRNSSLVIPGNQLNKTQWKKLELVISGKPVPEDESPLWPESSLKQNCIEKLNKYLYEIDIKQEHIGKTIPPGVQRFSGIAGSGKTVLLCQKAANMHLKHPDWDIALIFFTRSLYNLIIKEVNFWLHQFSDGEVQYDPTNSNSKLKILHAWGVNNIDNDDRGSRQPGFYSLVKETHNIGTVLDGSHPSFPKLSPPEKLAYLCKQILLNHQIQPMFDAILIDEGMDLVVDSDEIKFEGKQPIFWLAWQTLRPVTPEKQEQRRLIWTYDMAQSLDALKVPTAKELFGQELGTSMLKGQYPGGIKKSEVMSRCYRTPGPILTMAHGIGMGLLRKEGMLTGLTTKKEWQDIGYEVIGDFRKIGQVLVVSRPSENSCNPISSIWTESPLIKFETYKNREEELKVLANQIKANLEYDLLKPSHDILVIVLGDSQDAQILEQKVARTLISNNVEIFIPSALESNILNPIFPNTNANNFWYAGAVTVSRIHRAKGNEANMVYIVGLDNIASNESDIKLRNQLFVALTRSRAWVNLSGVDGNYPFYEELRRVMESGNSFQFEYYPPKVDIGETIDIR encoded by the coding sequence ATGTCAGATAGATTTATCGCTATAGAGTTAACAGGAGAACCAGGGGAAAAAGCTGAACAAATAGTTTGGGATACTATGTGTAAAGCTTTCAAACAGAAAGCAGAGCAAGAAGAGTGTTTAGCCTATTGGCAGTATCCATTGTTCCCTTTAAAGTGTAATAATTTTCTGAAAAGACCTGATATTTTGATAGCCGATAAAGAATTAGGTTTAATAGTTATTGAAGTTAAAGGAATTAGAATTGAAGATTTAAGAGGAATTCAAGGAGATTATTGGTTAATGAAGCCAGGATTTTATTCTCCAAGTATTCAACCTTACAAACAAGCTGAAAAACAGTTAAGGGCAGTAACCGGTCATTTCAATTTAATCGATGACCTATGGAATCAAGTCTTAGGAAGATCAATGGTTGCTCTTCCTTATATTACAAGAAAACAGTGGCAAGAGAAAAGTTTTACTCAGATTGCAGCTAGAGTTCCTATCATTTTTGGAGATGAATTAGTTCCAAAGGATTTACTTAAAATAATTCGTAATAGCTCTTTAGTTATTCCAGGAAATCAATTGAATAAAACCCAATGGAAAAAATTAGAATTGGTTATTAGTGGGAAACCAGTACCAGAAGATGAATCTCCGTTATGGCCAGAGAGTTCACTAAAACAAAATTGTATTGAAAAATTAAATAAATATTTGTATGAAATAGATATCAAGCAAGAACATATAGGGAAAACAATTCCTCCTGGTGTTCAAAGGTTCTCAGGCATCGCAGGTTCAGGAAAAACAGTACTACTCTGTCAAAAAGCTGCAAATATGCACCTTAAGCATCCTGATTGGGATATAGCCTTAATATTCTTTACACGCAGTCTTTACAACTTAATTATCAAAGAAGTTAACTTTTGGCTACATCAATTTAGCGATGGCGAAGTTCAGTATGATCCGACTAATTCAAACTCAAAGCTAAAAATACTTCATGCTTGGGGAGTTAATAATATAGATAATGATGACCGAGGTTCTAGACAGCCTGGCTTTTACTCTTTAGTTAAAGAAACTCATAATATAGGTACAGTCTTAGATGGGTCACATCCAAGTTTTCCAAAACTAAGCCCACCAGAGAAATTAGCTTATCTATGTAAACAGATCCTTCTCAATCACCAAATTCAGCCTATGTTTGATGCAATTTTGATTGACGAAGGTATGGATTTAGTTGTAGATAGCGATGAAATTAAATTTGAAGGTAAGCAACCTATCTTCTGGTTAGCATGGCAAACATTAAGACCTGTAACTCCTGAAAAACAAGAACAAAGGCGTTTAATCTGGACTTATGACATGGCTCAAAGTCTAGATGCCCTTAAAGTTCCGACAGCTAAAGAATTATTTGGGCAAGAACTAGGAACTTCCATGCTAAAAGGGCAGTATCCTGGTGGGATAAAAAAGAGTGAAGTAATGTCTCGTTGCTATCGGACTCCCGGCCCTATTCTTACAATGGCTCATGGAATTGGAATGGGTTTGCTAAGAAAAGAAGGGATGTTGACAGGGCTGACCACTAAAAAAGAATGGCAAGATATAGGATATGAAGTAATAGGTGACTTCCGAAAAATTGGACAAGTTCTTGTTGTATCTCGTCCTTCTGAAAATTCTTGTAATCCAATATCATCTATATGGACAGAATCACCATTGATTAAATTTGAAACTTACAAAAATAGAGAAGAAGAATTAAAAGTCCTCGCCAACCAAATTAAAGCTAACCTAGAATATGACCTTTTAAAACCTAGCCATGACATTCTAGTAATTGTTTTGGGGGATAGCCAAGATGCTCAAATCTTAGAGCAAAAAGTAGCAAGAACATTAATATCTAATAATGTAGAGATTTTTATTCCTAGCGCACTAGAGTCTAATATTTTGAACCCAATTTTTCCAAATACTAATGCGAATAACTTTTGGTATGCAGGTGCAGTCACAGTATCTCGTATTCACAGAGCAAAAGGCAATGAAGCAAATATGGTTTACATTGTTGGTTTAGACAATATTGCTAGTAATGAAAGTGATATTAAACTGAGAAACCAACTGTTCGTTGCATTAACTCGCTCTCGTGCTTGGGTAAATTTAAGTGGTGTTGATGGGAATTATCCTTTCTACGAAGAATTGAGAAGAGTAATGGAAAGTGGCAATAGCTTCCAATTTGAATACTATCCTCCAAAAGTAGATATTGGAGAAACAATAGATATAAGGTAA
- a CDS encoding helix-turn-helix transcriptional regulator translates to MKQLRERKGLRTVDVASRVGIAESTVRNWEYGKTIPKLRIDQFSELMKLYECSFDELMTAVKESGNALE, encoded by the coding sequence ATGAAGCAGCTAAGAGAAAGAAAAGGACTAAGAACAGTAGATGTTGCTAGCCGTGTAGGTATAGCAGAATCTACTGTTCGTAATTGGGAGTATGGGAAAACTATTCCAAAACTACGAATTGATCAGTTCAGCGAACTCATGAAACTGTACGAATGCAGTTTTGATGAACTGATGACGGCAGTAAAGGAATCAGGTAATGCTCTCGAATGA